One Plasmodium yoelii strain 17X genome assembly, chromosome: 5 genomic window, tttatatatacatgacAATTTTATCACAAAgttagaaatatattaaaaatgaaaaatgaagaaggaaaaatgaaaaataaagaagaaaaaatgaaaaaaatgaatggcgaaagaataaataatatgggCCGCATTCTAGCATAACAGTTGCTATGCTTTATTTTAAACATTGCAATTGAAAgtaatgaataaatataattacccaattataagaataacattaaatataaaatttgtaaataatcaaatattttggataattttatttatttattattttttatacaatataataaatagcCACTTTTATTTCgtcttttataatttatgaatCCTAAATCTGTCTATGTTTATatcttcatttattttaaaacgTTATATTTTGCTTTTCCAAATATtctacataaaaatataataaatttaaaaaaataaatatgtacatgttTGAAAACATATCTAGTTCaacaaacaaatataaaaccatttaaaaaaaaaaaaaaaaattataattgtaaataaattcaaatttGGAAATACCACTCTTGTTTAATTTTTATCCTTATCAGCATATGGATTCTGAATAACAATTAATGTGTAATCATTATCTGGTGCTATCATTATTTCATGCTTCTTTGATCGAAGCCgcaaaaaatttatatcgttctgaaaaaatgaaacgaaataaaataagGCACACACATATTCTCCATTTAAACagtaaatttattttttttttatttttttttttattttttttattttttttttcttttttttttgggaaaCCTGAGGATCTAGTTCTCTTATAATATCTCTTGCTTTTGTTGATAACTGAGTAAGTAAAGATGCATGTAAATCAGATTGTTGTTGATCAAATGTgctttttattattagtCCTTCATTATTAACTACTAGAACTCCTACCACCCCTCTATAGCTTTTAATTCTATTCAATATTTCGTCTGTTTCACTCTAAAATAAAAGAGAATaagtatatatgaaaaaaaatcatatacATGGGTATTCcttattttatattctataaaatttgtataaacACAGTTATTATTGTTACATAAAAAAGAATAGAGGTATGaacatatttaaataagTTATATCGTATTTACTTTCCCATTAATTTTAACTTGAAAACTCAATTTTCGTTTTcctaattttaaaaaaatgcgTTTTTTCGCATATTAATGGAAAATATCATGaccttttattattattattttttttttttttttttaccattttgCTTTTGTCTTATCAATTAATTGTGTCAATTCTCCttttttccaaaaaattttaaatatttctttttcttatttattcaatttgtaaaattatacaaaacatAACAAGCTCTAATTTTAACTAAACTTATGTAACGCCAAAAAAGGTAAAACAAAATACCTTCCTATACgtaccatatatatatatatatataatatatacacaccTATAGAggtaattatttttatacaaaattatacCTTTTTTATGTATTCATTTTATCCATTTCCTAAAGTATATTTAAATGAACGTCTCTATATAATATGGCTTGTgtgtgcaaaaaaaaaaaaaaaaaaaaaaaaaaaaaaaaaaaaaaaaaaaaaaaaaaaaaaaaaaaaaaaaaaataaaaaaaattatttctattttttcaattttttcaattttttctattttttcaattttgtCGTAGCCAATTTATACGCAAAAATGGCATGATAAAAATGTGACAGTAAAATATTGGGATATGTGCTACATGAAAGGTGAAAGTGCACGCGATGCGTCTTTCCCTGTTCCATAATACTAGAACGTTTGTATTGTTTCAAGACTCGAAATCTCCTTTTCTAgccatattttattacacTATTTCGTATGTATGTATCTCGTAATTATTTTCAGCTTATCATctatttaattaaattgcGCTATGCgtattttattaatgtaGAAttgaaatttatttatttcgtaAGTAcataaatgtataaaaatacatatagCATAcgaaaatatatgtacctATAATATACATGTACATGTGCATATACATctacatatacatatgcatatacatgGTAAGGGGAAAATAATTAATCCATAATGCGcatttagtatatatatttttatacttcgcatattaacaaaaaaaaaaacacaaattggaataaaaaattaaataatatcaaAGTATTGAATATAGGTAGACAAAAAGGGTAAACACAACTGTAGATATACTCAAAAATGTAATTGAACGTATTTTTCCAAAATTtggatttttatttttccaaaatttggacctttttatttttccaaaaTTTGGACCTTTTTATTCTTCCCAAATCTGGACCTTTTTATTCTTCCCAAATCTGGACCTTTTTATTCTTCCCAAATCTGGACCTTTTTATTCTtccaaattttatataaatattcgttATTACAAATGTTGAAACAAATCAAACGAGTTGCTATTGCTACTACTATTTCTATTTCCATTGCTATTTCTATTTCCATTGCTGACTCTACTACGCCCATTAATATTGCTTCCACTTCTTTGAATTTCTAAATTCGAAATATTTGTATTgttgcttatttttttattgttcgAATTTCCATTACTACTTCTGCTTCTTCTATATGCATTACTAGCGACTTGATTAATTGGAGCCTTTTTTGTTCCAACTAGCGTTTGACATTCTTTCcgactttttattttttctaataatcTAGCTATATGAGGAGATTTTACTGAGCGAGTAGGAAGTTTCATACTTTTTCTGACAACATTAGGTGATGTTGCATCAAAATAACCAAATTTATATTGATCAggcatattatataatttatacttatttatataagcatcatttttttgattcaCATTTCtattatctattattttaGAATTATTACCATGTTTTgtcattatattattaacaccattatttccttttatttggtcatatttttcagtttcaatattacaattttctaaagttttatattcttgTTTTTCTAACAAttctttataataatttactaaatcttcttctttttttaattcaataTCCAATTCTTTATATTgatcaatatattttattttttcatttttttcaaattcgactttttttaattcatattcagatattatattttttgagtATATGTCTACAtcttctttcattttttttttttcagtagAATTcatatcaattttattatttttacaattatataaattttgggttttttcatcatattctttatttaattcagcaatttttatttccatttttgtttctttttcttttaatttattttttatatcaattgtattattatgttctttattataattttcttctaactctttattttctttagttataattaataaattattttcatattctttttttttatcctgaagatttattaattcattattttttaattcaattatattatctatatcatctttctctttttttttgtcatttatttTGTCTTCTAGTTCATTTATTTGCATAGTTGTAAGTTGAAATTCTCGTTCTATTTTCCATATAGATTCTTGTTcatttgtaatattttttcttaatttttcaaGAATTAattctaatttatttataattgtttCATTTATATCACAAACTTGATTTGCCTTAATTGAACAGTTTTCTTTATCTTCAATTTTAGATATGTCTACATCATCTATACAATATATTTCGCTTAACATATTATTTCCattcatttttcttttttcatttaatactaattttttaatttcatttttataattatttatttcttcatcTAGGAAATCTTTTTCCTTTATAAAATCATTCACAATATtttgattcattttttttttttcatcttctattttattctttaaaatattttcttcacTTATAATTTTTAGAACCTCTTcttcttttaataaatatgttttttctaattctattaaattattttctatatctattaatttgtttttttcctcttctttatcattttttgttttttctattatttctgttacattttctatttttttttttgaatcaTTTAATGAATCCTCTAATTCTGTTCTTCTTTTTATTGTCTCTTGCAATCCAAAATTTAtcacatttaaataatactCTTGTGAACATATTTGATTCTCTAAAAACTTATTTTGAGATTCCAACCTGAAATTTTctgaaaatatatcatttttctTTAGCATCAGATTCTCTAATTGGCATTTCAATTCCTTTTCGGTTCCGAGAAGACCCTTTTTATTATCCTcctaaataaaaaattataaaaaaaatggcatAAATGAATCCGTGGCACTTCGTTTGAcatgtatgcatatacaCATTGCCTAGATAAACACGACGTAAACAATTCCATCTAAACTAACCAGCTCGTTTGTTTGACTAGATAAATTTTGTTGAGAAGCGGAAATGCTTAACGCAGCTTCGTCTATTTCGTTTATTATTCTCTCCTTTTCATCACACAACTTTTTGTAATCGttttgtaaaattataattttttcggAGTTTAAATGGGTCAAAATTTGAAACGATTCCAATGCTTCTTTATGCTGATTAATTTGGTAatctatttcttttattttattagatATGCTAACAGATTCGTTGTTCATAagattaatattattttcgatTGCTTTCAATTCTTCTTTTAGttctacatttttttcttcattttctttcatttcggaatattctttttcttctATGCTTTTTAAAACCTTCCCAATTTCATCCGCTTCctcatttttcttttttatatttactaGAGAATTatgaaataatttaaaaagaaCATTAAAGTTTTCACATGACTCATGAAAATTCACATTTGTATCAAAATAATAGTCACAGCTCTTTTTACAAACATCTCccactttttttaaaaacagaTATTCGTTCTCGACTTCCTTATTTTTTGTCTTGTTCTGCGATTGTATAAAGCaaacttatgaaaaaaaaaaaatatacatatatatatatgcaccaTTTCTATGtgtatatgaataaatataaaaaattttaatttaatggTACTTGTATTTTTTGAGTTATCGGCAAATTCTATGAGGGTATCCATTTTACAATTAAACTCTTTGTTCACGttaatattacatttttcaTAAGATTTGCtaataatattcattttatttggATTCTCCAAATTTAAATCATTGACCAAATAACTATCTTTTAAtgacattttaaaaaattatatatgtataaccACTTGGtgttcatataaattatgacAATGCAAGGTAAAAACAAGTAAAatgtaacaaaaaaaaaaagttagctagctattattttttttttctgaacaAAAGACAAAAGCTGTAGATATCTCGATTAGCACACACAAAAATAAACaggtataaaaaatatatagattatatagattatatagaatgaataaataaataatgacaaACCTACAAATAATACATCgaaaatatcaaaaagaCAAATgactataatatatactaaTGTATATgtgataaaattattaagaAAATCCCTAAAGGACagattaaatatttttaacgAAATACCTGAACAATAAATTGTTGGTATATATAAGTTCCTAACAATTTAAGTGTATGTACATGTAATGACaagtaaaataattatgtattctttatttttgttcctttttttattcataaaagtttataaaaaatgtaacacCCCTTGtagaatttttattaattagaTTATCATCACATTTAAAAAAGAGAATAGCTAGTACATTGACATGTACAACCATactattataaatattattttgaaaaatgaaaaaaaattattttaaaaactttattataattaccaaatgttttaaaaaaaataatttacacACTTTATAAAttgtatattcatttaataaTCTTACATTTTGTAATAAACATAAAAGTAAACTCTCCtaaatacataattttaaagaaataaaaaaaaaatttattaaaaaaaataaaatgatatatttcaactagtttatatatttctatatttacagaaaaaatatttgtgaATTTTCCTAATTATTATCGTATACagctattttttattttttacatatatagtaaattctttttttatttaaaaaatttattatttttattaaaaatatccctcaaaaaataaaaagactattattattttttaagggaaaataaatatatatttttgttttttttattgtagaATTAGACTTATGTAAATTTTCCACGAATAATTCTACACACTCAAATTTGAGAACAAAATGTTATTTTTCAtggataatgaaaaaaatacttaaaaagaaaataaacatCCCAAAACaggtaaaatataaaaataaatagaatatacaaaataaatagaatatacaaaataaatagaatatacagaataaataaaatatacaaataaatagaatatacaaaataaatagaatatacaaaataaatagaatatacaaaataaatagaatatacaaaataaatagaaTAAATGGACGGACAAACCTAGGCTGTACGGaaacatttttttcctttccttttaaacataaatatatatgcatgtatatacaATTTCTCTTGTGTGCAATTAACTATATTTACAAAAAGTAGCTTTAATTTATGAGAATAGCTATACACATATAAAATACTCAAAAAAATTGAccttaaatatatttacatagaAAAAATCAGAAAAGGAGCTTATCTCTCTCTATATGTTCATTAttgcatattatataattgaaGGGCTAAAGTAGCAAGGcgttaaaaaaggaaatacaTGAAACATATACGAAAAATATACGAAAAATAtacgaaaaatatattcagaAATATATTCCGAAATACATTCCGAAATACATGCCAAATACACATAGACAATTAGCGCATCCAATTTAAGCAAAACCAAAATGGACAGTGACGTGGAATATGATATACTCAAGCCAATTAATGAAGAAGAAAGAATAAGATTACAAAACAAGCTAAATGAGCAAAGGAtagaattagaaaaaaaaaaaatatatttagaagaattaaaaaaaatgaatgaaaATGGAATATTAAAtggtaataaaataacaaatgtTGAAGAAATTCCAGATCCTGATGAAATggtaaaaaaatttattaatgaattagaaaaagaacaagatgaagatgaaataaatttgaaggataaaataaaagataataGTAACATGAAATATATCGAAAATCATAGAATTAATCGGAATGCCAAATCAGATATGTTTCATGTAAAACAAAGATCTATTGAAGAGTATGTAGACAAatcttttctttttaaaaaaaaagcatctgtaaaaaattttaattttaaaataaataaaataaacgaagaaaaatgtatacaaattgaaaaaaaaatgataacaaATTTTGACAAGTCGGTCCAAGTTGATATCATATctgaaaaagatgaaaataatttagatacaggaaattatatgaaaagaGATAAAAAAGGTTTATATGAAAAAGCAAGAGGATGCCAAATTAAACCAAgcgaaaaagaaaaaggaaaaaataacgaaaaaaatgatgagcAAAATGACGAGCAAAATGACGAGCAAAATGACGAGCAAAATGACGAGCAAAATGGCGAGAAAAATGgcgagaaaaaaaaaagccaAAAAATAGAACAAGacatacaaaataatataataaaaagtaAAAGTTTTAATCAGTTTATTGAAAAATGTTCAAAGATCATAGAAAGATATATAGGTGAACAAGAAATGTTTAATGCTACACTTAATTTTGatagaaataaatttaaaaatcaaTCTAAAGATTCTGAAAATTGggaaaaattaaaacttataaataaatactaTTCTAAAACATATACTAATAATAGACCAATAACAGATATAAAAacatgtaatatatatagtgaATTATTTTTAGCTTCTTATGGTGCATCTGAAACAAGTGCATATAACGATCCAGATGGATATGTATTAGTTTGGAATAGCTTAATGACTAATCGACCAGAATATACGCTTATATCTCAATCTCCTGTATGTACatgtttatttaataaatttaaccCATATATAGTTATTGGTGGTACATATACaggtaatatattattatgggATGTAAGAatgaatcaaaaaaaatcaactcataaaacaattttatcATCACAAGGACATTTACATCCTATATATTGTGCAGAAATTATAGGAACACAAAATTCACACAATTTAATAAGTGTTGATACTGATGGAAGATTATGTAATTGGTCATTAAGTATGCTTACATATCCATCTGATATagttgatttaaaaaaaataaataaagaagtATCTTGTTCATGTTTTTCATTTCAAGAAGGAGAAATAAATACATTATATGGTGGGGCAGAAGATGGTTCGATATTTCAAGCACAAATACATGGAAATAAAACTGGAATCACAGAatcatataatatacatagtGGACCAATCACATCAATGCAATTTCATCCATTTATTGAAGGTATGGAAGATAATAATGATCTTATGTTAACTTCATCTGTTGATTGGAGCTGTAAATTACTTAGTATAAAAAATccagaaaatattttatttacatttgaTGGATTTGATGATTACATAATGGATGTTAAATGGAATCCTGCACATCCAGGTATATTTGCAACATGCACTAGTAATGCTAAAATTCAATTATGGAATATTTCGAATGAtattgaaaattattattttgaaacAGATCTTAATGTAAATGCTGTTAATAAAATTGCGTGGTCACATGATGGGAAAAAACTAATTGCTGCAGATTCAAATGGGTTCTTAACATTATGGAATGCATCTAGTGATATATATCAACCAAGATCTGATGAAATTGCAAAATTTGATAAACAAATTGAAAAACTCAAATCAAACTATACTGAGTTTGATATTCCTGAAGTGGAACCCATCTAATcactaatattttttttttttttttttttttttttcaacttgTTAcccataaaatatttatatacaccAAAATAGCAACAAACAATtgaatgatatattttatttattaatttgtcaGTTTATTtgacattattatttatctcCATCAATATATACAGTCTTttcatatatgtatttaaagcagtgaaaaatttttataacgcattttaaaaaaattggcAAAAATAAgtgaatttttttataacgcattttaaaaaaattggcAAAAATAAGTGAAATTTGTTATTCCTCTTTTCTACATAAtttgcatataaatataccacGACAGTTATCTCGATTAGGGAATGTTCTGACACATTTATCAGAAAATTCATATTTACCGTTTTTAAAAAGGAATTTATCTGTTCCAGCATTTTCGACATAAAAgcccatatttttttcgagcacattttttatgacttgttcattttcttcttcaaAAAAAGAGCAAgtagaataaataaatgttttaGCTGtttttatagttatcaatgcatgatttaatatatctttttgAAAGTTTGataaattgtttattttatctataaGTGTGTTTGGGACTTTTGGAATTCTTTCCTCTGATATGTCAGAAtaaatatcataattattatatttttcaccgTCTCCATTCGGTTCATCCTGTTCACCCTGTTCATGTTTGTCACCTCCATTCTGTTCATTTTGTCCATTTTCAATCGCGTTAGCTTGTAAAAATACTTTGCGCATATTTTCTTTATGAACAAAATCCGGCATTCCACTAGATGAACATGACGGATCTATAAACACGACATCTATAATTCCAATTTCTTGGAAATCTTTATAagttaattttaaaaaatcacaattatatatttttataattagttcattgtttttatgtttaatataatatatattatattcactatttataaataaatcctttttatcgatatttattttatctgtctcgttcatattttcattaatataataaccagtatattcattattttttaggaTCTCTTTAATTAATGTATAAC contains:
- a CDS encoding rRNA (cytosine-C(5))-methyltransferase, putative yields the protein MSFIYRKAAQMLMQCSKGDGIKDVLFKKEDKSIKKIYFIVHKSLEDLDIFNKIYNTHLSKICKNKYLGIILLCVLIQRKKIDGGGKLKREILKKEKEIFRLYNNLKNDNNNNNVKINILTKYFIIYLNDNPNIINEIKTLLPIENDEDIEDLYKICTSKVKNLIDSIYYKNNKIRILDKSSGLVVKSANIKKGMTIVDVCSSPGSKAILSLFNLKKKGYLICIEKSKKRCYTLIKEILKNNEYTGYYINENMNETDKINIDKKDLFINSEYNIYYIKHKNNELIIKIYNCDFLKLTYKDFQEIGIIDVVFIDPSCSSSGMPDFVHKENMRKVFLQANAIENGQNEQNGGDKHEQGEQDEPNGDGEKYNNYDIYSDISEERIPKVPNTLIDKINNLSNFQKDILNHALITIKTAKTFIYSTCSFFEEENEQVIKNVLEKNMGFYVENAGTDKFLFKNGKYEFSDKCVRTFPNRDNCRGIFICKLCRKEE
- a CDS encoding flagellar outer arm dynein-associated protein, putative, with translation MSETDEILNRIKSYRGVVGVLVVNNEGLIIKSTFDQQQSDLHASLLTQLSTKARDIIRELDPQNDINFLRLRSKKHEIMIAPDNDYTLIVIQNPYADKDKN
- a CDS encoding cytoplasmic dynein intermediate chain, putative, with protein sequence MDSDVEYDILKPINEEERIRLQNKLNEQRIELEKKKIYLEELKKMNENGILNGNKITNVEEIPDPDEMVKKFINELEKEQDEDEINLKDKIKDNSNMKYIENHRINRNAKSDMFHVKQRSIEEYVDKSFLFKKKASVKNFNFKINKINEEKCIQIEKKMITNFDKSVQVDIISEKDENNLDTGNYMKRDKKGLYEKARGCQIKPSEKEKGKNNEKNDEQNDEQNDEQNDEQNDEQNGEKNGEKKKSQKIEQDIQNNIIKSKSFNQFIEKCSKIIERYIGEQEMFNATLNFDRNKFKNQSKDSENWEKLKLINKYYSKTYTNNRPITDIKTCNIYSELFLASYGASETSAYNDPDGYVLVWNSLMTNRPEYTLISQSPVCTCLFNKFNPYIVIGGTYTGNILLWDVRMNQKKSTHKTILSSQGHLHPIYCAEIIGTQNSHNLISVDTDGRLCNWSLSMLTYPSDIVDLKKINKEVSCSCFSFQEGEINTLYGGAEDGSIFQAQIHGNKTGITESYNIHSGPITSMQFHPFIEGMEDNNDLMLTSSVDWSCKLLSIKNPENILFTFDGFDDYIMDVKWNPAHPGIFATCTSNAKIQLWNISNDIENYYFETDLNVNAVNKIAWSHDGKKLIAADSNGFLTLWNASSDIYQPRSDEIAKFDKQIEKLKSNYTEFDIPEVEPI